A genome region from Schaalia sp. 19OD2882 includes the following:
- the dop gene encoding depupylase/deamidase Dop codes for MSVDRIIGTETEYGVYQSGNTWANPVVLSTRVVEAYARRSRRGSACEGAEAVRWDYTAEDPLNDLRGTRMSRAAADPSLLTDDPYHLAPSGGSERIKRPSAEEMLLPAATTAVLTNGARLYVDHAHPEYSAPETRGPSDAVLWDRAGEVIARRIMEDLTEAEGGDIVLVKNNTDGKGAAYGTHENYQVRRDVDLEDLVRCLTPFFVTRPVLCGAGRVGLGQKSQTPGFQISQRADFVENEIGLETTFNRPIINTRDEPHADPARFRRLHVIGGDANLFDVSAFLRFGTTALVLWAIEAGVGLEWDALALDDPVEETRQVSHDPSLRHTLSTVGGRSLSALEVQQVILDLVLATFDRLRMDPDPASREVLDLWQSVLDRMRADLFSVAHEVEWVGKYQLLQRQMQRLGTDWSDPRLAAMDIQWADLRPEKSLVAALDRAGRVHRLFTAEEVEAAADTAPTNTRAHLRGLAVANVPNLVKASWTSLVLDPGDGPLIRVPVPDASEGSADLVRRTREGRPLVD; via the coding sequence ATGAGCGTCGACCGGATCATCGGCACCGAAACCGAGTACGGCGTCTACCAGAGCGGCAACACGTGGGCGAACCCGGTGGTCCTGTCCACCCGGGTCGTCGAGGCCTACGCGCGCCGCTCCCGGCGGGGCAGTGCCTGCGAGGGAGCCGAGGCCGTGCGATGGGACTACACGGCGGAGGACCCTCTCAACGACCTACGGGGCACCCGCATGTCGAGGGCAGCAGCCGACCCGTCACTGCTCACCGACGACCCCTACCACCTTGCCCCCTCCGGAGGCAGCGAGAGGATCAAGCGCCCGAGCGCCGAGGAGATGCTGCTTCCCGCTGCCACCACCGCGGTCCTGACCAACGGGGCGCGCCTGTACGTCGACCACGCCCACCCCGAGTACTCCGCGCCCGAGACCCGCGGCCCGAGCGACGCCGTCCTGTGGGACCGCGCGGGCGAGGTCATCGCCCGGCGCATCATGGAGGACCTGACGGAGGCCGAAGGCGGCGACATCGTCCTGGTCAAGAACAACACGGATGGCAAAGGCGCCGCCTACGGCACCCACGAGAACTACCAGGTGCGCCGCGATGTCGACTTGGAGGACCTGGTCCGCTGCCTGACCCCATTCTTCGTCACCAGACCGGTGCTGTGCGGGGCAGGGCGAGTGGGCCTTGGCCAGAAGAGCCAGACACCCGGCTTCCAGATCTCCCAACGGGCTGACTTCGTCGAGAACGAAATCGGCCTGGAGACCACCTTCAACCGGCCCATCATCAACACGCGCGACGAACCCCACGCAGACCCGGCGCGCTTCCGCCGCCTGCACGTCATCGGTGGGGACGCGAATCTCTTCGACGTCTCCGCATTCCTGCGATTCGGAACCACCGCCCTGGTCCTGTGGGCCATCGAAGCCGGAGTCGGCCTGGAGTGGGACGCCTTGGCCCTGGACGATCCGGTCGAGGAGACAAGGCAGGTGAGCCATGACCCGTCACTGCGCCACACCCTGTCCACCGTTGGCGGCCGCTCACTGAGTGCCCTGGAAGTGCAGCAGGTCATCCTGGACCTGGTCCTGGCCACCTTCGACCGCCTCCGAATGGACCCCGACCCGGCCAGCCGGGAGGTCCTCGACCTGTGGCAGTCCGTCCTGGACCGGATGCGCGCCGACCTGTTCAGCGTCGCCCACGAGGTCGAATGGGTCGGCAAGTACCAACTGCTCCAACGCCAGATGCAGCGTCTGGGCACCGACTGGTCCGACCCGCGCCTTGCGGCAATGGACATCCAGTGGGCGGATCTGCGCCCCGAGAAGTCCCTGGTGGCTGCCCTGGACCGGGCCGGGCGGGTCCACCGCCTCTTCACCGCCGAGGAGGTCGAGGCCGCGGCCGACACGGCGCCGACGAACACCCGGGCCCATCTGCGGGGGCTGGCGGTGGCCAACGTGCCGAACCTCGTCAAGGCCTCGTGGACCTCACTGGTCCTCGACCCGGGTGACGGGCCGCTCATCCGCGTGCCTGTGCCCGACGCCAGTGAAGGATCCGCCGACCTGGTACGGCGGACACGGGAGGGGCGGCCCCTGGTCGACTGA
- the arc gene encoding proteasome ATPase: MSEDFQAHRAEELQRLVESMEAKNQRLSNALTQVRGEILKMQEKLRQVNRPPQTLAVFLEADVMARQVVVMVAGRRMRLAAGPDLDMNTLSVGQMVRLDESMVVVALDSFPRTGTMAAVREIVGHDRVLVTTEGGQEHLLELAGPLRHGNLRPGDSVMVDLRVGLAVERLVRSDVEQLLTPEIPDVTYDDIGGLDAQIQQVRDAVEMPFRHPELYRTFGLRPPKGILLYGPPGSGKTLIAKAVANSLSTAQAGQRTYFLSIKGPELLNKFVGETERQIRAIFARARTLAQGDVPVVLFFDEMESLFRTRGSGISSDVETMIVPQLLAEMDGVEALDNVVIIGASNRADMIDPAVLRPGRLDVRIRVERPDRDGARDIFHKHLGPDVPLVGGLEAAVSRRDMVEAALDLLFTRDQDTALFDADLPGGRTRRIHLADVISGAMIAGIVERAKKAAIKDSIDSGTVGMRTAHLLHGVAEEMRESIDLAATTTAQDWARTIGLGEEILAVHPIGRHA; this comes from the coding sequence ATGAGTGAGGACTTCCAGGCCCATCGTGCCGAAGAACTCCAACGCCTCGTCGAGTCGATGGAGGCCAAGAACCAGCGCCTGTCCAATGCGCTGACCCAGGTGCGCGGCGAGATCCTGAAGATGCAGGAGAAGTTGCGGCAGGTCAACCGCCCCCCGCAGACCTTGGCCGTCTTCCTCGAGGCCGACGTCATGGCACGTCAGGTGGTCGTCATGGTCGCCGGCAGGCGGATGCGCCTGGCGGCGGGCCCCGACCTGGACATGAACACCCTGTCCGTGGGCCAGATGGTGCGCCTGGACGAGTCCATGGTGGTCGTCGCCCTCGACTCCTTCCCACGCACCGGCACCATGGCCGCCGTCCGAGAGATCGTGGGGCACGACCGGGTCCTGGTCACCACCGAAGGAGGTCAGGAGCACCTGCTGGAACTGGCCGGGCCGCTGCGGCACGGAAACCTTCGCCCCGGGGACTCCGTCATGGTGGACCTGCGCGTGGGCCTGGCCGTTGAAAGGCTCGTGCGCTCCGACGTCGAACAGTTGCTCACCCCCGAGATCCCGGATGTCACCTACGACGACATCGGCGGCCTGGACGCCCAGATCCAGCAGGTGCGTGACGCGGTGGAGATGCCTTTCCGCCACCCCGAGCTGTACAGGACCTTCGGGCTCCGCCCACCCAAGGGCATCCTCCTGTACGGCCCTCCCGGATCCGGCAAGACCCTCATCGCCAAGGCGGTTGCCAACTCCTTGTCGACGGCGCAGGCGGGACAGCGCACGTACTTCCTGTCCATCAAGGGGCCCGAGCTGCTCAACAAGTTCGTGGGGGAGACCGAACGCCAGATACGCGCGATCTTCGCCCGGGCCCGTACCCTTGCCCAGGGCGACGTGCCAGTGGTCCTCTTCTTCGACGAGATGGAGTCCCTGTTCCGCACGCGCGGATCGGGAATCTCCTCCGACGTCGAAACGATGATCGTCCCGCAGCTGTTGGCCGAGATGGACGGTGTGGAGGCCCTGGACAACGTCGTCATCATCGGCGCCTCCAACAGGGCGGACATGATCGACCCGGCGGTCCTGCGCCCCGGACGCCTCGACGTGCGCATCCGCGTGGAAAGGCCCGACAGGGACGGCGCCCGCGACATCTTCCACAAGCACCTGGGTCCGGACGTCCCCCTGGTCGGCGGCCTCGAAGCGGCGGTAAGTCGCCGGGACATGGTCGAGGCCGCCCTCGACCTGCTCTTCACCCGAGACCAGGACACCGCCCTCTTCGATGCCGACCTGCCGGGAGGGCGCACCCGACGCATCCACTTGGCCGACGTCATCTCCGGCGCCATGATCGCCGGCATCGTGGAGCGCGCCAAGAAGGCGGCCATCAAGGACTCCATCGACTCCGGCACGGTCGGCATGAGAACCGCACACCTGCTGCACGGGGTGGCGGAGGAAATGCGTGAATCCATCGACTTGGCGGCCACGACCACCGCCCAGGACTGGGCGCGCACCATCGGACTGGGCGAAGAGATCCTGGCCGTCCACCCCATCGGGAGGCACGCATGA
- a CDS encoding tRNA (adenine-N1)-methyltransferase — MSTDNSALRSPTTGTPDDAQTLGPIGQQTRRGPLREGDRVQIKDPKGRLHTITLVKGGYFQTNRGDIHHDDLIGRPDGQVLTTAEGRQFQVLRPLRHDYVMGMPRGAAVVYPKDAGTIVHYGDIFPGAVVVEAGAGSGALSLALLDAVGPTGRLVSVERREDFADIARANVDLWFGRPHPAWDLRVGDVAEELAAMDAGTVDRVVLDMLAPWENIEAVARALVPGGVVVCYVATVTQMSRLVEDLRRHGGFTDPEAWETLARGWHLDGLAVRPDHRMVAHTGFLLTTRRLAPGVSSQERSTRPSPSAEGKGGMWDQEEAWSDAAVGQRVSSPKKVRKVRRDLAAKSAAWVRGDQDGAGPDPDGTRTEDGDE; from the coding sequence ATGAGCACAGACAACTCCGCCCTCCGCAGCCCCACGACGGGTACCCCCGACGATGCGCAGACACTTGGCCCCATCGGGCAACAGACCCGACGAGGCCCCCTGCGTGAGGGGGACCGCGTCCAGATCAAGGATCCGAAGGGCAGGCTCCACACGATCACCCTGGTCAAGGGCGGCTACTTCCAGACCAACCGCGGTGACATCCACCACGACGACCTCATCGGCCGGCCGGACGGACAGGTGCTCACCACCGCCGAGGGACGCCAGTTCCAGGTCCTGCGTCCTCTGCGCCACGACTACGTCATGGGAATGCCCAGAGGCGCCGCCGTGGTCTACCCGAAGGACGCCGGCACCATCGTCCACTACGGAGACATTTTTCCCGGCGCCGTCGTCGTCGAGGCCGGTGCCGGATCGGGGGCGCTGAGCCTGGCACTGCTTGACGCAGTCGGACCCACGGGGCGTCTGGTCTCGGTCGAAAGACGCGAGGACTTCGCCGACATCGCCCGTGCGAACGTCGACCTGTGGTTCGGACGCCCTCACCCCGCGTGGGACCTGCGCGTGGGCGATGTGGCAGAGGAACTGGCCGCCATGGATGCGGGCACGGTGGACCGAGTGGTCCTGGACATGTTGGCCCCCTGGGAGAACATCGAGGCCGTCGCGCGTGCCCTCGTGCCCGGAGGCGTCGTGGTCTGCTACGTCGCCACGGTCACCCAGATGTCGCGTCTGGTCGAGGACCTGCGCAGGCACGGCGGTTTCACCGACCCCGAGGCGTGGGAGACCCTGGCACGCGGTTGGCACCTGGACGGCCTCGCCGTGCGGCCCGACCACAGGATGGTCGCACACACGGGTTTCCTGCTGACCACACGACGTCTGGCGCCCGGCGTCAGCTCCCAGGAACGCAGCACACGTCCCTCGCCCTCGGCCGAAGGCAAGGGCGGCATGTGGGACCAGGAGGAGGCGTGGAGCGATGCAGCGGTGGGTCAGCGGGTGAGCAGCCCCAAGAAGGTCCGCAAGGTCCGTCGGGACCTGGCGGCCAAGTCCGCCGCCTGGGTCCGTGGGGACCAGGACGGCGCCGGTCCGGACCCCGACGGGACGAGGACGGAGGACGGCGATGAGTGA
- a CDS encoding PD-(D/E)XK nuclease family protein, protein MTTRTWLPALSASRAKEYERCPLQYRLHVVDGVKEPPTRATTMGTLIHSALEGLFDAPAALRQAEYALTLLDAAWKTTVERDPAVLDLFDDEADRQQWWKQVREVLTQYFGVEDPRWLEPVAREHRIDVVTEQGLRLRGIVDRVDRSPAGDLRVVDYKTGRAPSPRYTEEALFQMRFYALLLDLADRLPRRMQLLYLRSGQVLTLDPQPQDIRSFADRIEQLWQRIESDARRGHFEARKNPLCNWCGVRAMCPLFDGVTPDLPEEGVAKLLATRVSA, encoded by the coding sequence ATGACGACCCGTACATGGCTGCCGGCTCTGTCGGCCTCACGCGCCAAGGAGTACGAACGCTGCCCGCTCCAGTACCGCCTCCACGTGGTCGATGGCGTCAAGGAGCCTCCGACCCGGGCCACGACCATGGGGACCCTCATCCACTCGGCCCTCGAAGGACTCTTCGATGCGCCTGCGGCGCTCAGGCAGGCCGAGTACGCGCTCACACTGCTGGATGCGGCGTGGAAGACGACGGTCGAACGTGACCCGGCGGTCCTCGACCTCTTCGACGACGAGGCGGACCGCCAGCAGTGGTGGAAGCAGGTGCGTGAGGTCCTGACCCAGTACTTCGGCGTGGAGGACCCCCGCTGGCTGGAACCAGTGGCCAGGGAACACCGCATCGACGTGGTCACCGAACAGGGGTTGCGTCTGCGCGGAATCGTCGACCGTGTCGACCGCTCCCCCGCGGGCGACCTGAGGGTGGTGGACTACAAGACGGGGCGTGCCCCGTCCCCGCGCTACACGGAAGAGGCCCTGTTCCAGATGCGCTTCTACGCACTGCTGCTGGACCTGGCCGACCGCCTGCCGCGTCGCATGCAGTTGCTCTACCTGCGTTCGGGCCAGGTCCTCACCTTGGACCCGCAGCCCCAGGACATCCGCTCCTTCGCCGACAGGATCGAACAGCTCTGGCAGCGCATCGAATCCGACGCCCGCCGGGGCCATTTCGAGGCGCGCAAGAATCCCTTGTGCAATTGGTGCGGGGTGCGCGCCATGTGCCCGCTCTTCGACGGGGTCACACCCGACCTTCCGGAAGAGGGGGTGGCCAAGCTCCTGGCCACCCGTGTCAGCGCCTGA
- a CDS encoding HAD family phosphatase, which yields MSDLPAAVLLDLDGTCVDSEPIWEHVERTYVEAHGAVLTAEHRRRVIGAPMWLTTQVIGEATGVPQDPAVLEPLLVAGVAARYREVGVPWIPGVARLIRWMHDEGVPVALVTASNREVVDVVLADAPGGGFDAVVSGSDRVSPKPAPDPYLLGAERAKADISQCLVIEDSETGIEGAMASGARVLGIPRFVDIAPRPGLNRLRDIRDLDAPTLARMMRGEGVDAFDGEMGLAPFAVRD from the coding sequence GTGAGCGACCTGCCCGCAGCCGTGCTGCTCGACTTGGACGGTACCTGCGTGGACTCCGAACCCATTTGGGAACACGTCGAACGCACCTATGTCGAAGCCCATGGCGCAGTCCTCACCGCCGAGCACCGACGCCGCGTCATCGGTGCCCCCATGTGGCTGACCACGCAGGTCATCGGAGAGGCCACCGGCGTCCCGCAGGACCCTGCGGTGCTGGAGCCGCTGCTGGTGGCCGGGGTGGCCGCACGCTACCGGGAGGTCGGGGTTCCGTGGATCCCCGGGGTGGCCCGGTTGATCCGATGGATGCATGACGAGGGCGTCCCGGTGGCGTTGGTGACCGCCTCGAACAGGGAGGTCGTCGACGTGGTGCTGGCCGACGCCCCGGGCGGCGGTTTCGACGCGGTGGTCTCGGGCAGCGACCGGGTCTCCCCCAAACCGGCTCCCGACCCGTACCTGCTGGGCGCCGAGCGCGCAAAGGCCGACATCTCTCAGTGCCTGGTCATCGAGGACTCGGAGACCGGCATCGAGGGGGCCATGGCCAGCGGAGCCCGCGTCCTGGGAATTCCCCGCTTCGTGGACATCGCGCCCCGGCCGGGCCTGAATCGCCTGCGCGACATCCGGGACCTCGACGCGCCGACCCTCGCACGAATGATGCGCGGTGAAGGCGTCGACGCCTTCGACGGGGAAATGGGGCTGGCTCCCTTCGCCGTGCGCGACTGA
- a CDS encoding undecaprenyl-diphosphate phosphatase: MTWIEALILGIVQGLTEFLPVSSSAHLRIVGELSGSQDPGAAFTAITQIGTESAVLIVFWKDIVRILSKWFRALPLLPASRRVPQSDPDVRMGWMIIVGSIPIATLGLLLEDWIDSTFRNLWVTVSMLAFFAILLWIADHYAPRRKTLEQLTWVDAILYGLAQAMALIPGVSRSGGTITAGRAMGYSREAAARYSFLLAMPAVFASGLYKALKVVTGGDHVDVGPTLLATVVAFGVGWAVIIWFLKLVSTKSYDIFVWYRLFLAVFLATLLLTGALSPVSAAVTS, encoded by the coding sequence ATGACTTGGATCGAGGCACTCATCCTCGGGATCGTCCAGGGACTCACGGAGTTCCTGCCGGTCTCTTCTTCCGCCCACCTACGAATCGTCGGGGAACTCTCCGGATCCCAGGACCCCGGTGCCGCATTCACGGCCATCACCCAGATCGGCACCGAGAGCGCCGTCCTCATCGTCTTCTGGAAGGACATCGTCCGCATCCTGTCGAAATGGTTCCGCGCCCTGCCGCTTCTTCCCGCCTCGCGCCGCGTCCCCCAGTCCGACCCGGATGTGCGCATGGGCTGGATGATCATCGTCGGATCGATCCCCATTGCCACCCTTGGGCTGCTCCTGGAGGACTGGATCGACTCCACCTTCCGCAACCTGTGGGTGACGGTGTCCATGTTGGCGTTCTTCGCGATCCTGCTGTGGATCGCGGATCACTACGCGCCTCGCCGCAAGACCTTGGAGCAGCTCACTTGGGTCGACGCGATCCTGTACGGGCTCGCCCAGGCCATGGCCCTGATCCCCGGGGTGTCACGCTCGGGCGGTACCATCACTGCAGGTCGCGCAATGGGATACTCGCGCGAGGCTGCCGCACGCTACTCCTTCCTGCTGGCCATGCCCGCCGTGTTCGCCTCGGGTCTGTACAAGGCGCTCAAGGTCGTCACCGGTGGCGACCACGTGGACGTGGGGCCGACCCTTCTGGCCACCGTCGTCGCCTTCGGCGTGGGGTGGGCCGTCATCATCTGGTTCCTCAAACTGGTCTCGACGAAGTCCTACGACATTTTCGTCTGGTACCGCCTCTTCCTGGCCGTCTTCCTCGCCACGCTGCTCCTCACCGGGGCCTTGAGCCCCGTCTCGGCGGCCGTGACGTCATGA
- a CDS encoding aldo/keto reductase has translation MEHRLCAHSGLRVSELGLGTLTWGRDTEAAEALEMFEAFLEAGGTVVEGAPWHGDGAAPDVIGSCLPVVGRRHVVIVWRGGTRFVGGGTQVPSSAAGDMLASLDDSLQRLGTDHVDLWLACPDPDVPLDESLSALERAHRSGRAAYVGLSHRGLWDTSRALAASEFAGRAPVVAIEEEFSLLRATQGRELRDRARAAGIAVIGHSPLAGGVLTGKYRRTTPPDSRAASEHLSHLVVPYFASGRNVVEALARAAQGLDRSMADVALVWAKDHPGVASTIVGPRTLRQLESMLAATEPLPTPIRSVLDEVAGL, from the coding sequence ATGGAACATCGACTGTGCGCACACTCGGGTCTGCGGGTCTCCGAGTTGGGCCTGGGCACCCTCACCTGGGGTCGTGACACCGAAGCGGCAGAGGCGCTGGAGATGTTCGAGGCTTTCCTGGAGGCCGGCGGCACCGTGGTCGAGGGCGCCCCGTGGCACGGGGACGGAGCCGCTCCTGACGTCATCGGCTCGTGCCTGCCAGTGGTCGGCCGGCGCCATGTGGTCATCGTGTGGCGTGGAGGTACTCGCTTCGTCGGTGGCGGCACCCAAGTGCCGTCGAGCGCCGCAGGCGACATGTTGGCCTCCCTGGACGACTCGTTGCAGCGCCTCGGGACGGACCACGTCGACCTGTGGTTGGCCTGCCCGGACCCGGACGTCCCCCTGGACGAGTCCCTGTCCGCTCTGGAGCGCGCCCACCGCAGTGGCCGTGCAGCCTACGTGGGCCTGTCCCATCGGGGCTTGTGGGACACGTCAAGGGCGCTCGCCGCCTCCGAGTTCGCGGGGCGCGCTCCCGTGGTCGCGATCGAGGAGGAGTTCTCCCTTCTCAGAGCCACGCAAGGGCGTGAGCTCCGCGATCGTGCCCGGGCCGCCGGCATTGCGGTGATCGGCCACTCCCCGTTGGCCGGTGGGGTGCTCACCGGAAAGTACCGGCGCACCACTCCGCCGGATTCACGCGCAGCCTCCGAGCACCTGTCCCACTTGGTGGTCCCCTACTTCGCCTCGGGGCGCAACGTCGTCGAAGCGCTGGCGCGAGCCGCGCAGGGCTTGGACCGGTCCATGGCCGATGTCGCCCTCGTCTGGGCGAAGGACCACCCCGGGGTGGCCAGCACGATCGTCGGACCGCGCACGCTGCGCCAACTCGAGTCGATGCTCGCCGCCACCGAGCCCCTGCCCACACCGATCAGGTCGGTGCTCGACGAGGTCGCGGGTCTGTGA
- a CDS encoding DNA primase: MAQDPRLALNRLIAAFEHHYDASRAAKDGDGRGLEAAEERLRDAFFTYDDELFTTFEVELPFDLLDDFDDDFDEDDDEVLDILAD, encoded by the coding sequence ATGGCACAGGACCCGCGACTCGCACTGAACCGCCTCATCGCGGCATTCGAACACCACTACGACGCCTCGCGGGCGGCCAAGGACGGTGACGGTCGGGGCTTGGAGGCGGCTGAGGAGAGGCTCCGCGACGCCTTCTTCACCTACGACGACGAGCTGTTCACGACCTTCGAGGTCGAGTTGCCCTTCGACCTGCTCGACGACTTCGACGACGACTTCGACGAGGACGATGACGAGGTCCTCGACATCCTCGCCGACTGA
- a CDS encoding FAD-dependent oxidoreductase, with protein MARVVVVGGGYGGVTVAKGLDPFAEVVLVEQKDEFVHHAAALRAAVDEVWQHTIFMPYTNLLKNGSFVQGTVSRVEGTTVHVFGREPIEADYVVLATGSSYPFPAKYSSSRAQVAKARLDQLHANLRDAKSVLLVGGGTVGIEFTGELASSFPDLEITIVERESDILSTPGYSEELRSEIRSQLEELGVRIITGTQLAYLPPHNVGELGHFVVHTTSGEAVEADTWFQCHGARPNSGYLAGTEYEARLHPNGTIRVNANLQVVGSDRVYAVGDLTDVRESKRADAARQQARVVMANICAQIDGGEATHVYHPTKEWVILPLGPTMGASQLLDADGNSRVIGAEQTAEIKGTDLMVSVIRAQLNLP; from the coding sequence GTGGCCCGAGTCGTGGTGGTTGGTGGAGGATACGGCGGAGTGACCGTTGCCAAGGGACTGGATCCCTTCGCCGAGGTCGTCCTGGTCGAGCAGAAGGACGAGTTCGTCCACCATGCTGCGGCCCTGCGAGCAGCCGTCGACGAGGTCTGGCAGCACACGATCTTCATGCCCTACACCAACCTGTTGAAGAACGGAAGCTTCGTACAAGGCACCGTCTCCAGGGTGGAGGGCACCACCGTCCACGTCTTCGGTCGTGAGCCCATCGAGGCCGACTACGTCGTCCTGGCCACAGGGTCCTCCTACCCCTTCCCGGCGAAGTACTCCTCCTCGCGCGCCCAAGTCGCCAAGGCCCGCCTGGACCAGCTCCACGCCAACCTGCGTGACGCCAAGTCCGTGCTGCTGGTCGGTGGCGGCACCGTCGGCATCGAGTTCACGGGCGAACTGGCCAGCTCCTTCCCCGACCTGGAGATCACGATCGTCGAACGTGAGTCCGACATCCTGTCCACCCCGGGATACTCCGAGGAACTGCGATCCGAGATCCGCTCCCAGCTCGAAGAGCTCGGGGTCCGCATCATCACGGGAACACAGCTCGCATACCTGCCTCCCCACAACGTGGGCGAACTCGGGCATTTCGTCGTCCACACGACCAGCGGTGAGGCCGTCGAGGCCGACACATGGTTCCAGTGCCACGGGGCACGCCCGAACTCCGGGTACTTGGCCGGCACCGAGTACGAGGCGCGCCTGCATCCCAACGGTACGATCCGCGTGAACGCGAACCTGCAGGTGGTGGGCTCCGACAGGGTCTACGCCGTCGGTGACCTCACTGACGTGCGCGAGTCGAAGCGGGCCGATGCCGCGCGCCAGCAGGCGCGGGTGGTCATGGCGAACATCTGCGCCCAGATCGACGGGGGAGAGGCCACCCACGTCTACCACCCGACGAAGGAATGGGTGATCCTTCCCCTGGGGCCGACCATGGGCGCCTCCCAGCTGCTCGACGCGGACGGGAACTCGCGTGTCATCGGCGCCGAGCAGACCGCGGAGATCAAGGGGACCGACCTCATGGTCTCGGTCATCCGCGCGCAACTCAACCTGCCGTGA
- a CDS encoding GNAT family N-acetyltransferase — MAITPFTVEGTRVNLVPVSPEHAGQLHVILDSSDEYSRWTSIPWPYTEEMAEQWTGGAAGRWEAGSPDWALVEVATGAMVGVISLFAGVRNPGSFEIGYWLDKDRWGEGLMSEAVRLSVEAAFEHLGATRVEWLADVGNWGSWKPVWRCGFRREGVQRRAGRRLWVAGLLADDPREPACPWDGPGPTAAHGQALDPSRPGALVAQFHSTYSMPNRLAAHQEPTLDIERLGMRMSLIGEEFAELVGAVHGARACALVEEAVAQASAADDGARDVVEAADALADMIYVIYGMALECGIDLDAVLAEVQASNLSKLMPDGTVKLREDGKVLKGPNFFPPDVRRALGLV, encoded by the coding sequence ATGGCGATCACCCCATTCACCGTGGAAGGCACCAGGGTCAACCTGGTGCCCGTCTCACCCGAACACGCGGGGCAGTTGCACGTGATCCTCGACTCCAGCGACGAATACTCGCGGTGGACCAGCATCCCGTGGCCCTACACCGAGGAAATGGCCGAGCAGTGGACGGGCGGCGCAGCCGGCCGCTGGGAGGCGGGCAGCCCCGACTGGGCGCTGGTCGAGGTCGCCACAGGCGCCATGGTGGGAGTCATCAGCTTGTTCGCGGGCGTGAGGAACCCCGGCAGCTTCGAGATCGGCTACTGGTTGGACAAGGATCGCTGGGGTGAGGGTCTCATGTCCGAGGCCGTACGCCTGAGTGTCGAGGCCGCCTTCGAACACCTGGGTGCCACCCGGGTGGAGTGGCTGGCCGACGTGGGCAACTGGGGCTCGTGGAAGCCCGTGTGGCGCTGCGGATTCAGACGGGAGGGCGTCCAGCGTCGCGCCGGCAGGAGACTGTGGGTCGCGGGCCTGCTGGCCGACGACCCCCGCGAACCCGCGTGCCCGTGGGACGGCCCCGGCCCCACGGCCGCACACGGTCAGGCTCTGGACCCCTCCAGGCCCGGGGCGCTGGTCGCCCAGTTCCACTCCACCTACTCCATGCCCAACCGTTTGGCCGCACACCAGGAACCCACCCTGGACATCGAGCGCCTGGGAATGCGGATGAGCCTCATCGGCGAGGAGTTCGCCGAGTTGGTCGGAGCCGTCCACGGCGCCCGCGCCTGCGCCCTCGTCGAAGAGGCCGTGGCGCAGGCATCGGCGGCCGACGACGGGGCACGCGACGTGGTGGAGGCCGCCGACGCCTTGGCGGACATGATCTACGTCATCTACGGGATGGCGTTGGAGTGCGGGATCGACCTGGACGCCGTCCTGGCGGAAGTGCAGGCCTCGAACCTGTCCAAACTCATGCCCGATGGCACGGTGAAGCTTCGCGAGGACGGCAAGGTCCTCAAAGGCCCCAACTTCTTCCCGCCCGACGTGCGCCGCGCCCTGGGCCTGGTCTGA
- a CDS encoding DsbA family protein, with protein MRIDMWVDLGCPWSHLGFRHLRTALTQVDFGGEAEVLVHPYFLEPDLDRTLKEPWIQHLMDSEGMELEQALAHTTRLSDLGAAEGIRYDFARLVVAPTVSAHRTIAAARDLDMEGEATEGADTHVLRLTDALFRARFEMGLDLSDPDVLVGCAQDVGIDAEHVIPALGDEARASQVWSDFQMAMHMGVDAVPTLLLDDTFVVQGMQPTTALVNALTTAHAESRRN; from the coding sequence ATGAGGATCGACATGTGGGTGGACCTCGGATGCCCGTGGTCCCACCTCGGTTTTCGCCACCTGAGGACCGCGCTGACGCAGGTCGACTTTGGGGGCGAGGCCGAGGTCCTCGTCCACCCCTACTTCCTCGAACCCGACCTTGACCGCACTCTGAAGGAGCCCTGGATCCAGCACCTCATGGACTCCGAAGGCATGGAACTCGAACAGGCGTTGGCGCACACGACCCGCCTGAGCGACCTGGGGGCCGCCGAAGGCATCCGCTACGACTTCGCGCGCCTTGTCGTGGCACCCACGGTCAGCGCCCATCGAACAATCGCCGCCGCGCGCGACCTCGACATGGAGGGCGAGGCCACCGAAGGGGCGGACACCCACGTCCTCAGGCTCACCGACGCGTTGTTCAGGGCCCGCTTCGAAATGGGACTGGACCTGTCGGACCCGGATGTCCTCGTCGGATGCGCCCAGGACGTGGGGATCGATGCCGAACACGTCATCCCCGCCCTGGGGGACGAAGCGCGGGCGAGCCAGGTGTGGTCCGACTTCCAGATGGCGATGCACATGGGCGTCGACGCGGTGCCCACCCTGCTGCTCGACGACACCTTCGTCGTCCAGGGAATGCAGCCGACCACCGCCCTCGTCAATGCACTGACCACCGCACACGCCGAGTCCCGGAGGAACTGA